One genomic segment of Acidobacteriota bacterium includes these proteins:
- a CDS encoding metal-sulfur cluster assembly factor, whose product MMDGSHEDAMGEEERACYAALEQVVDPELGLDVVSLGLIYRLVCKGGEVEMDMTMTSPGCPVADQLLLEANNALLKVPGVERARVHLVWSPPWTPEMMSLEAKMALGFA is encoded by the coding sequence ATGATGGACGGTTCTCACGAGGACGCGATGGGGGAAGAAGAGCGGGCCTGCTACGCGGCCCTCGAGCAGGTGGTGGACCCCGAGCTCGGGCTGGACGTGGTGAGCCTGGGCCTCATCTACCGTCTCGTGTGCAAGGGCGGCGAGGTGGAGATGGACATGACCATGACCTCGCCGGGCTGCCCCGTGGCCGATCAGCTCCTGCTCGAGGCGAACAACGCGCTCCTGAAGGTTCCGGGCGTGGAGCGGGCGCGCGTGCACCTCGTCTGGTCTCCCCCCTGGACCCCCGAGATGATGAGCCTGGAAGCCAAGATGGCCCTGGGATTCGCCTGA
- the der gene encoding ribosome biogenesis GTPase Der has product MSSLFSVVIVGRPNVGKSTLFNRLLGRRKALVHDQPGVTRDLNIALLERDGLTVQIVDTGGIYGEREDALLSLVEEQVHVAMEGGDLVLLLVDGKEGLNPVDEELARRLIKSGKPAALVVNKVDVEGHAPRSAEFYSLGLSPVFSVSAEHGTGAEELWDFVGSKARERGLAPAEPPSAEGSIRVAIVGRPNVGKSSLLNRLLGQYRSLVSEIPGTTRDPVDAPLSAGGRDFVLLDTAGIRRKSKTEKGAEILSVILARRSLETCHVALLVLDASQPPSHQDAHIAGLIERSRRAAVVVLNKWDLLGGEERAKAAEEAVRERLHFMPYLPLVRASAKTGRHVDRVLPMTSKVYDRFRIKIPTSVLNKTLADLVARVSPPSIQGKELKIRYATQTGEAPPILTLFTNSKLPPPEPYARYLKNGLRESFDLEGSPLIIKFRAE; this is encoded by the coding sequence TTGTCCAGCCTCTTCTCCGTGGTGATCGTGGGCCGCCCGAACGTCGGAAAATCGACGCTCTTCAACCGCCTTCTCGGACGCCGGAAGGCGCTCGTCCACGACCAGCCGGGGGTCACCCGGGACCTCAACATCGCTCTCCTGGAGCGGGACGGCCTGACGGTCCAGATCGTGGACACCGGAGGCATCTACGGGGAACGCGAGGACGCGCTGCTCTCCCTGGTGGAGGAGCAGGTCCATGTCGCCATGGAGGGTGGCGACCTCGTTCTCCTTCTCGTGGACGGGAAGGAGGGGCTCAACCCGGTGGATGAGGAACTGGCCCGCCGGCTGATCAAGTCGGGAAAGCCGGCGGCCCTCGTCGTCAACAAGGTGGACGTGGAGGGCCACGCCCCCCGGTCGGCGGAGTTCTACTCCCTCGGACTTTCTCCCGTCTTCTCCGTGTCCGCCGAGCACGGGACCGGCGCGGAGGAACTTTGGGACTTCGTGGGGTCGAAGGCCCGGGAGCGGGGTCTGGCGCCGGCCGAGCCCCCTTCGGCGGAGGGCTCCATCCGGGTGGCCATCGTGGGCCGGCCCAACGTGGGGAAGTCCTCCCTGCTCAACCGCCTCCTGGGCCAGTACCGTTCCCTGGTCTCCGAGATTCCGGGGACCACCCGGGACCCCGTGGACGCCCCCCTCTCTGCGGGCGGACGGGACTTCGTCCTCCTGGACACGGCGGGCATACGCCGGAAGAGCAAGACGGAGAAGGGCGCGGAGATTCTCTCCGTAATCCTCGCCCGGCGAAGCCTGGAGACGTGCCACGTGGCGCTCCTCGTCCTCGACGCCTCCCAGCCTCCCTCCCACCAGGATGCCCACATCGCCGGGCTCATCGAACGATCGAGACGCGCCGCCGTGGTCGTCCTCAACAAGTGGGACCTCCTCGGGGGTGAGGAGAGGGCCAAGGCTGCCGAGGAGGCCGTCCGGGAGAGGCTCCACTTCATGCCGTACCTTCCCCTCGTGCGGGCGTCGGCGAAGACGGGTCGGCACGTGGACCGGGTCCTCCCCATGACCTCCAAGGTCTACGACCGCTTCCGAATCAAGATCCCGACGTCGGTCCTCAACAAGACGCTGGCGGATCTGGTGGCCAGGGTCTCCCCCCCGTCCATCCAGGGCAAGGAACTGAAGATCCGATACGCGACGCAGACCGGAGAGGCCCCCCCCATCCTCACCCTTTTCACGAATTCCAAGCTCCCGCCCCCCGAACCCTACGCGCGCTACCTCAAGAACGGGCTGAGGGAGTCCTTCGACCTCGAAGGGTCACCGCTCATCATCAAGTTCCGCGCGGAATAG